A stretch of DNA from Nitratireductor thuwali:
AGGGGGCGTGCAGCCGCGAAGCTTGGACATCCCGGGCTGAACGACAGCAATTTACAGGCGCTTCCCATCAACCCCCAACTGGCGGACGGCACGCGGTCGCGGTGCCGCGTGGAAAAGCAATGACAAGCAGGACCGGGCGCAAGCCCCCGATAACCATCTCGCAGACGGATCACGACAGGCTGCTCGGCCTGGCCGACGCGCTCGAGGACCGCGACCCGACGCTGGCCGAAACGATGGTCGCCGAGCTTGAGCGCGCGCGCGTCGTCGAGGATTCCGCCCTGCCCAAGACGGTCGTGCGCATGGGCACGACGCTCACCTATACCGCCGATGGCGGCGAGGAGACGACGGTGACGCTGGTCTATCCCGGCGAAGCCGACATCGAGGCCGGACGCATCTCCGTCACCACGCCCTTCGGCACCGCCCTCATCGGCCTTTCGGTCGGCCAGTCCATCGACTGGGAGGCCCGCAACGGCAAGGTGCACCGGCTGACGGTGACCGAAATCCGCCAACCGGTGCCGGACAAGGGGGCCTGAACCTGCCAGGCCGTTCTCCCGAGCGGCCCTTGGGCCGGCCCGTCTCCAGCCGATAGCTTGTCCCGATAGCGCAAATGCCATGGCTCCAACCTGGTTAGCGGAGCGCCACGGGGCGCTCGCGTGCGTAGGGCGCGAGCGGGCTTAGCGGCATCCAGCGCGGGAATTGACGGCGGAGATCGGCGGGACCGTGCAGCGCGATGCGTCCTTCGCCGATCGCCTCCGTAAGCGGCATGTCGCCGTACCACACCCATGTGATGGTACGGCTGTCGGTCTCGACGAAAAGGTCGACCTCGTAACCCGGATCCTTGATGCAGAAATCGATTTCCGGGCGCTGCGACACGATCCAGCGGTCCCGCTTTGCGGCGGGCAGGTCCAGAAAGG
This window harbors:
- the rnk gene encoding nucleoside diphosphate kinase regulator, whose product is MTSRTGRKPPITISQTDHDRLLGLADALEDRDPTLAETMVAELERARVVEDSALPKTVVRMGTTLTYTADGGEETTVTLVYPGEADIEAGRISVTTPFGTALIGLSVGQSIDWEARNGKVHRLTVTEIRQPVPDKGA